One part of the Parabacteroides distasonis ATCC 8503 genome encodes these proteins:
- a CDS encoding GH92 family glycosyl hydrolase yields the protein MKKQLMTFLLCGSLFATAQQPVDYVNPFIGTSNYGTTNPGAVCPQGMMSVVPFNVMGSEKNRFDKDSQWWSTPYSADNKFFTGFAHGSLSGVGCPELGGLLLMPTTGELNVDYKAYGSEYKDEVAHPGYYSNTLTKYNIKAEATASMRTGLSRFTFPKGKSHILLNLGEGLTNETGATVRIVNDTEIEGSKLLGTFCYNPQAVFPVYFVMKVNKAPKKMGYWKKQREMKGVEAEWDIYSGKYKLYTSYTREMSGDDVGVWFDYDTDEGEAIEVKMGISYVSIENARLNMNTEQPGFDFDKVRTAASTMWNKDLSKVQVEGGTKDEKTIFYTGMYHLLIHPNILQDVNGEYPMMESLKVGHTTGNRYTVFSLWDTYRNVSTLMTLLYPERQLDIIRTMLDMYRENGWLPKWELYGRETFTMEGDPSIPYIVDAWMRGLRDFDEQTAYEAMRKGATTPGEFNLLRPDANDYFSKGYVPLREQYDNSVSHALEYYIADWNLANFAQALGKKEDAKLFRDRSLGYKHYYSKEFGTLRPILPDGTFYAPFDPKQGENFEPSPGFHEGNAWNYTFYVPHDIKGLAKLMGGDKKFVDHLQKVFDDGNYDPANEPDIAYPYLFSYFKGEAWRTQKLVRQLLKDCYHNAPNGVPGNEDTGTMSAWAIFSMMGFYPACPGDVNYVLTSPTFDKVTIQLDKKFYPKGELVIESKHSNPEAIYIKDVFAGDKKLKGYTISQEELVNAGTLRYILEDTHK from the coding sequence ATGAAGAAACAGCTAATGACCTTCCTGTTGTGTGGTAGCCTGTTCGCTACGGCACAGCAACCGGTAGATTATGTGAACCCCTTCATCGGTACGAGCAATTACGGTACGACGAATCCCGGCGCGGTTTGTCCGCAGGGTATGATGAGCGTGGTTCCTTTCAACGTCATGGGGTCGGAGAAGAATCGTTTTGACAAGGATAGTCAATGGTGGTCTACTCCTTACTCGGCAGACAATAAATTCTTTACGGGATTCGCCCACGGTAGCTTGAGCGGCGTGGGATGCCCGGAGCTGGGAGGTTTGCTATTGATGCCGACAACGGGCGAGTTGAACGTGGACTATAAGGCTTACGGCAGTGAGTACAAGGACGAGGTGGCTCACCCCGGTTATTATAGCAATACCTTGACCAAGTATAATATCAAGGCGGAGGCTACTGCCAGCATGCGTACGGGCTTGAGCCGTTTTACCTTCCCGAAAGGGAAGAGCCATATCCTCTTGAACCTAGGCGAGGGCTTGACGAACGAGACCGGCGCCACGGTACGTATCGTGAATGATACGGAGATCGAGGGGAGTAAGCTTTTAGGTACGTTCTGCTATAATCCACAGGCCGTATTCCCGGTTTACTTCGTGATGAAGGTAAACAAGGCCCCGAAGAAGATGGGTTATTGGAAGAAACAACGTGAGATGAAGGGGGTAGAGGCCGAATGGGATATCTACTCCGGCAAGTATAAGTTATATACCAGTTATACCCGTGAGATGAGCGGAGACGATGTCGGCGTATGGTTCGATTACGATACGGACGAGGGCGAGGCTATCGAGGTGAAGATGGGTATCTCGTACGTGAGCATCGAGAACGCCCGCCTGAACATGAATACGGAGCAGCCCGGCTTCGATTTCGACAAGGTCCGTACGGCGGCTAGTACGATGTGGAACAAGGATCTTTCCAAGGTACAAGTGGAAGGGGGTACGAAAGACGAGAAAACGATATTCTATACCGGTATGTATCATTTGCTGATCCATCCGAATATCCTGCAAGACGTGAACGGCGAGTACCCGATGATGGAGAGCCTGAAAGTAGGCCATACCACCGGAAACCGTTATACGGTCTTCTCCCTGTGGGATACGTACCGCAACGTAAGTACCCTGATGACCTTGCTCTATCCGGAGCGTCAATTAGATATTATCCGTACGATGCTGGATATGTACCGGGAAAACGGTTGGTTACCGAAATGGGAGCTTTACGGACGTGAGACCTTTACGATGGAGGGCGATCCCTCGATCCCGTATATCGTAGACGCATGGATGCGCGGCTTGCGTGACTTTGATGAGCAAACCGCTTATGAGGCGATGCGTAAAGGCGCTACTACCCCGGGAGAGTTCAACCTGCTTCGTCCGGACGCGAACGATTATTTCAGCAAGGGCTATGTTCCTTTGCGTGAGCAATACGATAACTCCGTATCTCATGCGCTGGAATATTATATCGCCGACTGGAACTTGGCTAATTTCGCTCAAGCCTTGGGTAAGAAAGAGGATGCCAAGTTATTCCGTGACCGTTCTTTAGGTTACAAGCATTATTATAGCAAGGAGTTCGGAACGCTGCGTCCGATCTTGCCGGACGGCACCTTCTACGCTCCGTTCGATCCGAAACAAGGCGAGAACTTCGAGCCTAGTCCCGGTTTCCATGAAGGCAACGCATGGAATTATACGTTTTATGTTCCTCACGATATCAAGGGACTGGCCAAATTGATGGGAGGCGATAAGAAATTTGTCGATCATTTGCAGAAGGTATTCGATGACGGCAATTATGATCCCGCCAACGAGCCGGATATCGCTTATCCTTATTTGTTTAGCTATTTCAAGGGAGAGGCTTGGCGTACCCAGAAGTTGGTCCGTCAGTTGTTGAAGGATTGCTATCATAACGCCCCGAACGGTGTCCCGGGTAACGAGGATACAGGCACGATGTCCGCTTGGGCTATTTTCTCCATGATGGGCTTCTACCCAGCTTGTCCGGGCGACGTGAACTATGTATTGACTTCCCCGACTTTCGATAAGGTTACGATCCAGCTCGACAAGAAATTCTATCCTAAAGGCGAATTGGTAATCGAGTCTAAGCATAGTAATCCGGAAGCGATCTACATCAAGGACGTTTTCGCCGGCGATAAAAAGCTAAAGGGCTACACCATCTCGCAAGAGGAATTGGTGAATGCCGGAACCTTGCGTTATATCCTCGAGGATACGCATAAGTAA